One part of the Solanum dulcamara chromosome 8, daSolDulc1.2, whole genome shotgun sequence genome encodes these proteins:
- the LOC129899776 gene encoding pentatricopeptide repeat-containing protein At1g62670, mitochondrial-like yields the protein MNGLSKRGHTQKTLSLLRLMEQGNTKPNIFNYNIVIDALCKDENLDAAIGFMNEMKQKDIPPDIVMYNSLIDGLCKLGQWDKIRTLFSDMALNLNIYPDVRTFNIVIHGLCKEGKVADAEEVMKLMVGKGVEPNIITYNAIIDGYCLRGQLDGVRRIFYNVIDKNIESDNINYNILINGYCKKKKLIEAMLLICEISQKGSKPDVVTYNTILQGLFEVERIGDAEKIYAEMLSTGTIPEREDTSIAIYNVVINGLSKNSKLREAYADFEKLYFIGLLPDVRTYNAMINGFCLEGLFDEAKDILKKMEDNGCFPDNVTYNVIVQGFLRCNRISEMAIFMKEMAE from the exons ATGAATGGGCTCAGCAAAAGGGGGCATACTCAGAAGACTTTAAGTTTGCTACGGTTAATGGAACAGGGGAACACTAAGCCCAACATATTTAACTACAACATCGTCATAGATGCCCTTTGCAAAGATGAGAACTTAGATGCTGCTATCGGCTTTATGAACGAGATGAAGCAGAAAGACATTCCTCCAGACATAGTCATGTATAATTCATTGATTGATGGTTTGTGTAAGCTTGGTCAGTGGGATAAGATTAGGACTTTGTTCTCTGATATGGCCTTGAACCTTAATATTTATCCAGATGTGCGCACCTTCAACATAGTGATACATGGACTATGTAAAGAAGGGAAAGTTGCAGATGCCGAGGAAGTAATGAAACTCATGGTGGGAAAAGGTGTAGAGCCCAATATAATCACCTACAATGCGATAATAGATGGATATTGTTTGCGTGGTCAACTTGATGGAGTAAGGAGAATTTTTTATAACGTGATAGATAAGAACATTGAGTCTGACAATATTAACTATAACATACTAATAAATGGATATTGTAAGAAAAAGAAACTGATCGAGGCCATGCTATTGATTTGTGAAATTTCTCAAAAGGGATCAAAGCCTGATGTTGTTACCTACAATACTATCTTGCAAGGTTTGTTTGAAGTTGAAAGAATTGGCGATGCAGAAAAAATTTATGCCGAGATGCTATCTACGGGCACCATACCTG aaagagaagatACTAGTATTGCAATTTACAATGTTGTTATTAATGGATTGAGCAAAAATAGTAAACTCAGAGAAGCTTATGCTGATTTTGAGAAACTTTATTTCATTGGATTGCTTCCGGATGTGAGAACATACAATGCAATGATAAATGGATTTTGTCTTGAAGGGTTGTTTGATGAAGCTAAAGATATTCTAAAAAAAATGGAAGATAATGGTTGCTTTCCAGACAATGTCACTTACAATGTTATTGTGCAAGGATTTCTCAGGTGCAACAGAATTAGTGAAATGGCCATTTTCATGAAGGAAATGGCCGAATAG
- the LOC129898974 gene encoding putative pentatricopeptide repeat-containing protein At1g12700, mitochondrial isoform X1 translates to MMLLLSSIKCYCLMHRADCGFSVLPIYLKKGIPFDTVTFTTLIRGIFAESKVKDAVELFKKVVREKICEPNQVTYATVMNGLSKRGHTQKTLSLLRLMEQGNTKPDIFNYNIVIDALCKDGNLDAAISLLNEMKQKGIPPDIVTYNSLIDGLCKLGQWDKIRTLFSDMALNLNIYPDVRTFNIVIHGLCKEGKVADAEEVMKLMVGKGVEPNIITYNAIIDGYCLRGQLDGVRRIFDIMIDKNIEPDNISYNILINGYCKKKKLVEAMLLFCEISQKGSKPNVVTYNTILQGLFEVGRIGDAEKIYAEMLSTGTIPSISTHNTLLNGYFKYGLVEEAMSLFKKLERKREDTSIAIYNVVINGLSKNSKLREAYAVFEKLYFIGLLPDVRTYNVMINGFCLEGLFDEAKDILKKMEDNGCFPDNVTYNVIVQGFLRCNKISEMAIFMKEMAERDFSFDATTTEFLLNVIRVNPSVLDMIPELSSEKNQ, encoded by the exons ATGATGCTGTTATTGTCTTCCATCAAATG CTATTGCCTGATGCATCGTGCTGATTGTGGGTTTTCGGTGTTACCCATTTACCTCAAGAAGGGTATTCCATTTGATACCGTCACCTTTACCACACTAATAAGGGGAATCTTTGCTGAAAGTAAGGTCAAAGATGCTGTAGAATTGTTCAAAAAGGTAGTGAGAGAGAAGATTTGTGAGCCCAACCAAGTCACATATGCAACCGTAATGAATGGGCTCAGCAAAAGGGGGCATACTCAGAAGACTTTAAGTTTGCTACGGTTAATGGAACAGGGGAACACTAAGCCCGACATATTTAACTACAACATCGTCATAGATGCCCTTTGCAAAGATGGGAACTTAGATGCTGCTATCAGCCTTTTGAACGAGATGAAACAGAAAGGCATTCCTCCAGACATAGTCACATATAATTCATTGATTGATGGTTTGTGTAAGCTTGGTCAGTGGGATAAGATTAGGACTTTATTCTCTGATATGGCCTTGAACCTTAATATTTATCCAGATGTGCGCACCTTCAACATAGTGATACATGGACTATGTAAAGAAGGGAAAGTTGCAGATGCCGAGGAAGTAATGAAACTCATGGTGGGAAAAGGTGTAGAGCCCAATATAATCACGTACAATGCGATAATAGATGGATATTGTTTGCGTGGTCAACTTGATGGAGTAAGGAGAATTTTTGATATCATGATAGATAAGAACATTGAGCCTGACAATATTAGCTATAACATACTAATAAATGGATATTGTAAGAAAAAGAAACTGGTCGAGGCCATGCTATTGTTTTGTGAAATTTCTCAAAAGGGATCAAAGCCTAATGTTGTTACCTACAATACTATCTTGCAAGGTTTGTTTGAAGTTGGAAGAATTGGCGATGCGGAAAAAATTTATGCCGAGATGCTATCTACGGGCACCATACCTAGTATATCCACACATAACACTTTGCTCAATGGTTATTTTAAGTATGGGCTTGTTGAAGAAGCTATGTCACTCTTTAAAAAGttggaaagaaagagagaagataCTAGTATTGCAATTTACAATGTTGTTATTAATGGATTGAGCAAAAATAGTAAACTCAGAGAAGCTTATGCTGTTTTTGAGAAACTTTATTTCATTGGATTGCTTCCGGATGTGAGAACATACAATGTAATGATAAATGGATTTTGTCTTGAAGGGTTGTTTGATGAAGCTAAAGATATTCTAAAAAAAATGGAAGACAATGGTTGCTTTCCAGACAATGTCACTTACAATGTTATTGTGCAAGGATTTCTCAGGTGCAACAAAATTAGTGAAATGGCAATTTTCATGAAGGAAATGGCCGAAAGGGACTTCTCATTTGATGCAACTACAACTGAGTTTTTGTTAAATGTTATAAGGGTGAATCCTTCCGTCCTCGATATGATACCAGAGCTTAGCTCGGAAAAAAACCAGTGA
- the LOC129898974 gene encoding putative pentatricopeptide repeat-containing protein At1g12700, mitochondrial isoform X2, translated as MHRADCGFSVLPIYLKKGIPFDTVTFTTLIRGIFAESKVKDAVELFKKVVREKICEPNQVTYATVMNGLSKRGHTQKTLSLLRLMEQGNTKPDIFNYNIVIDALCKDGNLDAAISLLNEMKQKGIPPDIVTYNSLIDGLCKLGQWDKIRTLFSDMALNLNIYPDVRTFNIVIHGLCKEGKVADAEEVMKLMVGKGVEPNIITYNAIIDGYCLRGQLDGVRRIFDIMIDKNIEPDNISYNILINGYCKKKKLVEAMLLFCEISQKGSKPNVVTYNTILQGLFEVGRIGDAEKIYAEMLSTGTIPSISTHNTLLNGYFKYGLVEEAMSLFKKLERKREDTSIAIYNVVINGLSKNSKLREAYAVFEKLYFIGLLPDVRTYNVMINGFCLEGLFDEAKDILKKMEDNGCFPDNVTYNVIVQGFLRCNKISEMAIFMKEMAERDFSFDATTTEFLLNVIRVNPSVLDMIPELSSEKNQ; from the coding sequence ATGCATCGTGCTGATTGTGGGTTTTCGGTGTTACCCATTTACCTCAAGAAGGGTATTCCATTTGATACCGTCACCTTTACCACACTAATAAGGGGAATCTTTGCTGAAAGTAAGGTCAAAGATGCTGTAGAATTGTTCAAAAAGGTAGTGAGAGAGAAGATTTGTGAGCCCAACCAAGTCACATATGCAACCGTAATGAATGGGCTCAGCAAAAGGGGGCATACTCAGAAGACTTTAAGTTTGCTACGGTTAATGGAACAGGGGAACACTAAGCCCGACATATTTAACTACAACATCGTCATAGATGCCCTTTGCAAAGATGGGAACTTAGATGCTGCTATCAGCCTTTTGAACGAGATGAAACAGAAAGGCATTCCTCCAGACATAGTCACATATAATTCATTGATTGATGGTTTGTGTAAGCTTGGTCAGTGGGATAAGATTAGGACTTTATTCTCTGATATGGCCTTGAACCTTAATATTTATCCAGATGTGCGCACCTTCAACATAGTGATACATGGACTATGTAAAGAAGGGAAAGTTGCAGATGCCGAGGAAGTAATGAAACTCATGGTGGGAAAAGGTGTAGAGCCCAATATAATCACGTACAATGCGATAATAGATGGATATTGTTTGCGTGGTCAACTTGATGGAGTAAGGAGAATTTTTGATATCATGATAGATAAGAACATTGAGCCTGACAATATTAGCTATAACATACTAATAAATGGATATTGTAAGAAAAAGAAACTGGTCGAGGCCATGCTATTGTTTTGTGAAATTTCTCAAAAGGGATCAAAGCCTAATGTTGTTACCTACAATACTATCTTGCAAGGTTTGTTTGAAGTTGGAAGAATTGGCGATGCGGAAAAAATTTATGCCGAGATGCTATCTACGGGCACCATACCTAGTATATCCACACATAACACTTTGCTCAATGGTTATTTTAAGTATGGGCTTGTTGAAGAAGCTATGTCACTCTTTAAAAAGttggaaagaaagagagaagataCTAGTATTGCAATTTACAATGTTGTTATTAATGGATTGAGCAAAAATAGTAAACTCAGAGAAGCTTATGCTGTTTTTGAGAAACTTTATTTCATTGGATTGCTTCCGGATGTGAGAACATACAATGTAATGATAAATGGATTTTGTCTTGAAGGGTTGTTTGATGAAGCTAAAGATATTCTAAAAAAAATGGAAGACAATGGTTGCTTTCCAGACAATGTCACTTACAATGTTATTGTGCAAGGATTTCTCAGGTGCAACAAAATTAGTGAAATGGCAATTTTCATGAAGGAAATGGCCGAAAGGGACTTCTCATTTGATGCAACTACAACTGAGTTTTTGTTAAATGTTATAAGGGTGAATCCTTCCGTCCTCGATATGATACCAGAGCTTAGCTCGGAAAAAAACCAGTGA